One Rosa chinensis cultivar Old Blush chromosome 5, RchiOBHm-V2, whole genome shotgun sequence genomic region harbors:
- the LOC112202062 gene encoding uncharacterized protein LOC112202062, with product MQSFGLNPKQEDEVDSSESDEDDEYIPAAEDDEYDQYGVDDDYWLEEADIGFEVNDNGEWVGSSKEAVKNVEMESGKEFENHKDMFGSAESNEEKLRPALNSDGPGLQERDNIWQRSILRKAIRERAIRDSWEVYFIINDRKRLRAICKSQDCPFELYASRMQHDESLMIKTYEPEHKCTRVFDNSMLSAKYLTKRFMERIKLNSGWKTAQTMSSEVRVRVSKQMAYQVKKAALLVLEGTIMEHKGESFPIFKRMYICLGAPENGFKARCRSVIRLDGCHLRSAYGGQLLTAVSIDANNTSWVIAYTMVEIESKDWWIWFLELLCKDLSILEDGVGWTFISDKQKGLIPAFEEVVPLAKIKFCVRYMWTNFTKLFPGKLLKDQMWRCAKSTTLPYFGKAMEEMKALDNEAYKWMTHKDRTPRHWCRTHFDTWSKCDIMINNLCESFNSFIFYARVKPPVSMFEEMRVKLMKRNQIRNDKMQAVVGNLCPKPREVLEKNKRKAASDCISTGNGGDQVEVETFEGTKNMVNLTARTCTCRMWDLSGVPCKHDVSAIYNNMVDPEDLVAVCYLKKTYINIYNNLIKSVNGMEMWTRSEEPPILPP from the exons ATGCAATCATTTGGGTTAAACCCTAAACAAGAAGATGAAGTGGATAGCAGTGAGagtgatgaggatgatgaataCATACCTGCTGCTGAAGATGATGAATATGATCAGTATGGTGTTGATGACGACTATTGGTTAGAGGAAGCTGATATAGGGTTTGAGGTTAATGACAATGGTGAATGGGTTGGATCAAGTAAAGAAGCTGTTAAGAATGTGGAGATGGAAAGTGGAAAAGAGTTTGAAAATCATAAAGATATGTTTGGATCAGCCGAGTCCAATGAAGAGAAATTGCGGCCTGCTTTGAATTCTGATG GACCCGGTCTTCAAGAAAGGGACAATATTTGGCAGCGCTCCATTTTGAGAAAGGCCATAAGGGAGAGGGCTATTAGAGATAGTTGGGAGGTATATTTTATCATAAATGACCGGAAAAGGTTGAGGGCTATATGCAAGTCCCAAGACTGTCCATTCGAGCTCTATGCATCTAGGATGCAACATGATGAATCGCTTATGATCAAGACTTATGAGCCGGAACACAAGTGCACGAGAGTTTTTGATAACAGCATGCTCAGTGCTAAGTATTTAACTAAGCGTTTCATGGAAAGGATCAAGCTGAACAGTGGCTGGAAGACAG CTCAAACTATGTCTTCAGAAGTTAGAGTAAGGGTCTCCAAGCAGATGGCTTATCAAGTAAAGAAAGCAGCCCTTTTGGTGTTGGAGGGAACTATCATGGAGCA CAAGGGAGAGAGCTTTCCAATCTTTAAGAGGATGTATATCTGTCTTGGAGCTCCTGAAAATGGATTTAAAGCTAGATGTAGGTCTGTCATTAGGCTAGACGGTTGCCATTTGAGGTCTGCATATGGGGGTCAGCTCTTGACAGCTGTTAGCATTGATGCCAACAACACTTCATGGGTGATTGCCTACACAATGGTGGAGATTGAAAGCAAAGACTGGTGGATTTGGTTCCTAGAGCTTCTGTGCAAAGACCTGAGTATCCTTGAGGATGGAGTAGGTTGGACTTTCATCAGCGACAAGCAAAAGGGTTTAATCCCTGCCTTTGAAGAAGTGGTTCCGTTGGCCAAGATTAAATTTTGTGTGCGCTATATGTGGACAAATTTTACGAAGCTGTTTCCGGGAAAGTTACTAAAGGATCAAATGTGGAGATGTGCAAAGTCAACTACACTTCCTTACTTTGGAAAGGCAATGGAGGAAATGAAGGCTTTGGATAATGAAGCGTACAAGTGGATGACAC ATAAGGATAGGACTCCACGGCATTGGTGTAGAACACACTTCGACACTTGGTCGAAGTGTGACATTATGATTAACAACTTATGTGAAAGCTTCAACTCGTTCATTTTTTATGCTAGAGTAAAACCACCAGTAAGTATGTTTGAGGAAATGAGAGTAAAGCTAATGAAGAGAAACCAAATCAGAAATGATAAGATGCAAGCAGTGGTGGGAAATCTGTGCCCCAAGCCTAGAGAAGTACTAGAAAAGAACAAAAGGAAGGCTGCTTCAGATTGCATTTCTACTGGGAATGGTGGTGACCAAGTGGAGGTGGAGACTTTTGAAGGAACAAAGAATATGGTCAACCTTACTGCAAGGACCTGCACATGCCGAATGTGGGACTTAAGTGGTGTTCCATGTAAGCACGATGTCTCAGCAATATACAACAACATGGTAGATCCAGAAGACTTAGTTGCAGTTTGCTACTTAAAAAAGACGTACATTAACATTTACAACAATTTGATCAAGTCGGTGAATGGAATGGAGATGTGGACTAGGAGTGAAGAACCACCAATTCTGCCTCCATAG
- the LOC112165790 gene encoding uncharacterized protein LOC112165790 → MLNANLLWPGTFAFAEWLIQNRPLIEGQHCIELGRWPLCSQIQSSGVDNSGKTRIVLTINGEDTSLVTPTLGFNINTLTYQNSNFNGETRGIRKC, encoded by the exons ATG CTGAATGCCAATTTACTCTGGCCAGGGACATTTGCATTTGCAGAATGGTTAATTCAAAACAGGCCATTGATTGAGGGACAACATTGTATTGAACTGGGCAG ATGGCCCCTGTGTTCGCAAATTCAATCAAG TGGGGTTGACAATTCGGGCAAGACTAGGATTGTGCTCACGATTAATGGGGAGGACACCAGCCTTGTCACTCCCACTCTCGGCTTCAACATCAACACCCTCACTTACCAAAA CTCCAACTTCAATGGGGAAACAAGAGGCATCCGTAAGTGTTGA